A genomic region of Thermodesulfitimonas autotrophica contains the following coding sequences:
- the nuoE gene encoding NADH-quinone oxidoreductase subunit NuoE has protein sequence MNCKCPAPTPEDPELKTIINTYRNRPEQLIAALLAVQRHYGYLPEKAMRALARELNVPFSKVYGVATFYSQFRLKPCGRHLISVCLGTACQVRGGEGIYRRLKRELGVKLGGTTPDGRFTLETVSCVGACSMAPVVVIDEDTHGRLTPEKALSLLKKYE, from the coding sequence ATGAACTGCAAGTGTCCTGCGCCGACACCCGAGGATCCTGAACTCAAGACGATTATCAATACTTACCGGAACAGGCCGGAGCAGCTCATTGCGGCCCTCTTGGCTGTCCAGCGCCACTACGGCTACCTTCCTGAGAAGGCGATGCGCGCCCTGGCGCGGGAGCTAAATGTGCCTTTCAGCAAGGTTTACGGCGTGGCTACCTTCTACTCCCAGTTCCGGCTTAAACCTTGCGGGCGGCACTTAATCAGCGTCTGTCTCGGGACCGCCTGCCAGGTGCGGGGCGGCGAAGGCATCTACCGGCGCCTGAAGCGGGAGTTAGGGGTGAAACTCGGGGGCACCACGCCGGATGGCCGCTTCACCTTGGAGACGGTTTCCTGTGTCGGCGCCTGCAGCATGGCGCCGGTGGTGGTGATCGACGAGGATACGCACGGCAGGCTCACCCCCGAAAAGGCCTTGAGTCTGCTGAAAAAATACGAGTAA
- a CDS encoding 5-formyltetrahydrofolate cyclo-ligase: MKKDLRTAILARRLALAPVEVAGKSAAIQAKLWQLPAFRRARLLMAYVACRNEVGTEKLIREALLEGKRVVLPVTDVREKMICARLISRYPEDLVAGPFGIPEPAAFCPLVAREELDLVLVPGVAYDVKGYRLGYGGGYYDRFLPGLRPDAVTVGLAYDFQVVPTVCPEAHDWPVEFIITEKRIIDSRQGSDR; the protein is encoded by the coding sequence ATGAAAAAGGATTTGCGAACGGCCATTTTGGCGCGGCGCCTGGCGCTGGCGCCGGTGGAAGTTGCCGGGAAAAGTGCCGCCATCCAGGCAAAGCTTTGGCAGCTGCCGGCTTTTCGTAGGGCGCGGTTACTTATGGCCTACGTGGCCTGCCGGAACGAAGTGGGAACGGAGAAACTGATAAGGGAGGCGCTTCTTGAGGGGAAGCGGGTGGTGCTTCCTGTAACCGACGTGCGGGAAAAAATGATTTGCGCGCGGCTGATAAGCCGTTACCCCGAGGACCTGGTGGCCGGCCCCTTTGGCATTCCCGAGCCCGCGGCGTTCTGTCCGCTTGTAGCGCGGGAAGAGCTCGACCTAGTCTTGGTTCCCGGGGTGGCTTATGATGTAAAGGGCTACCGGTTAGGTTACGGCGGGGGGTACTATGACCGTTTTTTGCCGGGGCTGCGGCCTGACGCGGTGACGGTCGGTCTGGCCTACGATTTTCAGGTGGTGCCCACCGTTTGTCCCGAAGCCCACGACTGGCCGGTGGAGTTCATTATTACCGAGAAAAGGATTATTGACTCAAGACAGGGGAGCGATCGATGA
- the groES gene encoding co-chaperone GroES — MIRPLADRVVVKPLPMEEVTKGGIVLPDTAKEKPQKGEVVAVGPGRLLDNGQRVAVDVKVGDKVLYSKYAGNEVKLDGEEYLILREADILGVIE; from the coding sequence TTGATCAGGCCTTTAGCAGACCGGGTAGTGGTTAAGCCGCTGCCGATGGAAGAAGTGACGAAGGGCGGTATCGTCCTGCCCGACACCGCCAAGGAGAAACCGCAGAAAGGTGAGGTTGTCGCGGTGGGGCCGGGCCGTCTTCTCGACAACGGGCAGCGGGTAGCCGTCGACGTAAAGGTTGGGGACAAGGTGCTCTACTCCAAGTACGCCGGCAATGAAGTCAAACTTGACGGCGAAGAGTACCTGATCCTCCGCGAAGCCGACATCCTCGGTGTAATCGAGTAA
- the groL gene encoding chaperonin GroEL (60 kDa chaperone family; promotes refolding of misfolded polypeptides especially under stressful conditions; forms two stacked rings of heptamers to form a barrel-shaped 14mer; ends can be capped by GroES; misfolded proteins enter the barrel where they are refolded when GroES binds) gives MAGKELIYREDARAAMERGVNAVADAVKVTLGPRGRNVVLEKKFGSPQIVNDGVTIAREIELVDPFENMGAQLTKEVATKTNDVAGDGTTTAALLAQAIVREGMKNVTAGANPILVKRGIEKAVERVVEELKKIAKPVESKAAITQVASISANDPTIGELIAEAMEKVGKDGVITVEESKGIGTSLEVVEGMNFDRGYISPYMITDPERMEALLNDPYILITDKKISAVTDILPILEKVLQTGKPLLIIAEDVEGEALATLVVNKLRGTLSCCAVKAPGFGDRRKAMLQDIAILTGGQVVSEEVGLKLDKTTLDMLGRARQVRVKKEETIIVGGQGNPDDITKRIAQIKKQIDEATSDFDREKLQERLAKLAGGVAVINVGAATETEMKEKKLRIEDALNATRAAVEEGIVPGGGTALINCIPALNDLKLDNPDMQVGVNIVRRALEEPLRQIACNAGHEGSVVVEKVKASEPGIGFDALNERFTNMIEAGIIDPVKVTRTALQNAASIASMILTTECLVAEKKEKENKMGGGMSPDMM, from the coding sequence TTGGCCGGAAAAGAGCTTATTTACCGTGAAGATGCACGTGCCGCCATGGAGCGCGGCGTCAATGCCGTAGCCGACGCGGTGAAAGTTACCCTGGGACCGCGCGGCCGTAACGTCGTTCTCGAAAAGAAATTCGGTTCGCCACAGATTGTGAACGACGGCGTCACTATCGCCCGTGAGATTGAGCTGGTGGATCCTTTCGAAAACATGGGTGCCCAACTCACCAAGGAAGTAGCCACCAAAACCAACGATGTCGCCGGTGACGGTACCACCACCGCGGCCTTGCTCGCGCAGGCCATCGTGCGGGAAGGGATGAAGAATGTCACCGCAGGTGCTAACCCCATTTTGGTCAAGCGCGGCATCGAGAAGGCTGTGGAGCGCGTCGTCGAGGAGCTTAAGAAGATCGCCAAGCCGGTAGAATCCAAGGCGGCGATCACCCAGGTAGCCTCCATCTCCGCCAACGACCCGACCATCGGCGAACTGATCGCCGAAGCAATGGAAAAGGTCGGCAAGGATGGCGTCATCACGGTCGAGGAGTCGAAAGGTATCGGCACCTCGCTCGAGGTCGTCGAGGGGATGAACTTCGACCGGGGTTACATCTCGCCCTACATGATCACCGATCCGGAGCGCATGGAAGCGCTGCTCAATGACCCGTACATTCTCATCACCGACAAGAAGATTTCTGCCGTCACCGATATCCTCCCCATCCTCGAAAAGGTGCTCCAGACCGGCAAACCCTTGCTCATTATCGCCGAGGATGTGGAGGGCGAAGCGCTGGCCACCCTGGTGGTAAACAAGCTGCGCGGCACCCTCTCCTGCTGCGCGGTTAAGGCCCCGGGCTTCGGCGACCGGCGCAAGGCGATGTTGCAGGATATTGCCATCCTGACCGGCGGCCAGGTAGTCTCCGAAGAGGTCGGCCTCAAGCTTGACAAGACCACCTTGGACATGCTCGGCCGCGCCCGGCAGGTGCGGGTTAAGAAGGAAGAGACGATTATCGTCGGCGGCCAGGGCAATCCCGACGACATTACCAAACGGATTGCCCAGATCAAGAAGCAGATCGACGAGGCGACCTCCGATTTTGACCGGGAGAAGCTGCAGGAGCGGCTGGCCAAGCTTGCCGGCGGTGTGGCGGTGATCAACGTCGGTGCGGCTACCGAAACCGAGATGAAGGAGAAGAAGCTCCGCATCGAGGACGCCCTCAACGCCACCCGGGCGGCCGTTGAGGAAGGCATCGTCCCCGGCGGCGGCACGGCGCTTATCAACTGCATCCCGGCGCTTAACGACCTCAAGCTCGACAACCCGGATATGCAGGTTGGGGTGAATATCGTCCGGCGCGCGCTCGAAGAGCCGCTCCGCCAGATCGCCTGCAACGCCGGCCATGAAGGTTCCGTTGTGGTCGAGAAGGTTAAGGCGAGCGAGCCGGGCATCGGCTTTGACGCGCTCAACGAGCGCTTCACCAACATGATCGAGGCCGGCATCATCGACCCGGTCAAGGTGACGCGGACGGCACTCCAGAACGCCGCCAGCATCGCCTCGATGATCCTCACCACCGAGTGCCTGGTGGCCGAAAAGAAAGAAAAGGAGAACAAAATGGGTGGCGGGATGTCGCCCGACATGATGTAA
- a CDS encoding methyl-accepting chemotaxis protein: protein MRVYSLRKAMAFLVAVTVVFAAAACTLAVVLVARASLTAQLQGYLKRDLAGTYDILFEHHYPGDWRVAGDKLYKGKVLMNGNFAVVDQVKEDFGTEATIFMGDTRVATTVKDATGHRKVGTKAAPYVVEAVLKQGQNYYGTADVAGTPHLTAYMPLKDAQGKVVGMWFVGVPLTEVKAATGRMVWSAFLVGLAVLGILLLVFVPVIQRILTPIRIVAERIEKVADGDLAAVNLGAQRFRALRMLADATGRMVGQLRELAIRVQGAAVEVSGKSENLAASAEELSATVQTVAATVEELSAGAEETAAHAQTAAEIADRMEREANEGIQALGGAVSGIRNAQEAVDKGAGLVRELGERSAAIGQITEVIKGIAEQTNLLALNAAIEAARAGEHGRGFAVVAEEVRKLAEQSAQAAEEISKIIAEIQRGTGEVVAAIDRASTTVHQGAGAVIETEERLKSILKGVADTLAGIRDIARATEQASQGTQNVAQSVQEASRVAEQVGQMASELAQQAAELQGALKVFKL, encoded by the coding sequence GTGCGGGTATATAGCTTGCGGAAGGCGATGGCTTTTCTCGTGGCCGTGACGGTTGTTTTTGCTGCGGCGGCCTGTACCCTGGCGGTGGTCCTGGTCGCGCGCGCGAGTCTAACCGCGCAGTTGCAGGGGTACCTGAAGCGTGACCTTGCCGGGACCTATGACATACTCTTCGAACACCACTATCCGGGCGACTGGCGCGTGGCGGGGGACAAGCTTTACAAAGGTAAAGTCTTGATGAACGGGAACTTCGCGGTGGTTGACCAGGTTAAGGAAGATTTTGGTACCGAGGCGACCATCTTTATGGGCGACACCCGCGTGGCGACCACCGTGAAAGACGCTACAGGGCACCGGAAGGTCGGGACCAAAGCGGCGCCCTACGTGGTCGAGGCGGTCTTGAAGCAGGGGCAGAACTACTACGGTACGGCCGACGTGGCCGGGACGCCCCACCTCACGGCCTACATGCCGCTTAAGGACGCGCAGGGCAAGGTTGTCGGGATGTGGTTCGTGGGTGTTCCGCTCACCGAGGTCAAAGCGGCGACCGGCAGGATGGTCTGGTCTGCTTTCTTAGTTGGTCTCGCAGTCTTGGGTATTTTGCTTTTGGTTTTTGTACCGGTTATCCAACGGATACTGACACCCATCAGGATAGTGGCCGAGCGGATAGAAAAGGTGGCCGACGGGGACCTCGCCGCCGTGAACTTAGGCGCGCAGCGCTTCCGGGCGCTGCGGATGCTCGCCGATGCGACCGGGCGGATGGTCGGCCAGCTGCGGGAGCTGGCGATCCGGGTTCAGGGAGCCGCGGTGGAGGTTTCCGGTAAGAGCGAAAATCTTGCTGCTTCGGCGGAGGAGTTGTCGGCGACGGTCCAGACGGTGGCGGCGACCGTCGAGGAGCTCTCGGCGGGAGCGGAGGAGACGGCGGCGCACGCCCAGACGGCGGCAGAGATCGCGGACCGGATGGAGCGGGAGGCGAACGAGGGCATCCAGGCGCTGGGCGGTGCGGTAAGCGGCATCCGGAACGCCCAGGAGGCGGTTGATAAAGGCGCCGGTCTCGTGAGGGAGCTTGGCGAGCGCTCCGCGGCCATCGGTCAGATCACGGAAGTGATCAAAGGCATCGCGGAGCAGACCAACCTCCTGGCGCTCAACGCTGCGATCGAAGCGGCGCGCGCCGGCGAGCACGGGCGCGGCTTCGCGGTGGTGGCGGAAGAGGTGAGAAAACTCGCGGAGCAATCAGCCCAGGCCGCCGAGGAGATCAGCAAGATCATCGCGGAGATCCAGCGGGGCACGGGTGAAGTAGTGGCAGCGATCGACCGCGCCTCTACCACCGTACATCAAGGCGCCGGCGCCGTGATCGAGACGGAAGAAAGGCTCAAGAGCATCCTCAAGGGCGTGGCGGACACTCTCGCCGGGATCCGGGACATCGCACGGGCCACGGAGCAGGCGAGCCAGGGGACCCAAAACGTGGCGCAGTCGGTCCAGGAGGCGAGCCGCGTGGCGGAGCAAGTGGGGCAGATGGCCTCGGAGCTCGCGCAGCAGGCGGCGGAGCTTCAGGGCGCGTTGAAGGTATTTAAGTTGTAA
- a CDS encoding FAD-dependent oxidoreductase, with protein sequence MHEDFPVPEAADIVVIGGSAAGLTAATVARRYHPEKSIAIIRRDSPVPIPCGIPYIFGTIGSVERDLIPDALLDFEGIDLVEEEVARLDRENRQVVLADGTTIGYDKLILATGSTPLIPPIPGADKQNVFVIRKNVDQISEFLTALRAAHDVVIVGGGFIGVEFADEIKKHSDKNVTVVEMLPHCLALSFDASFCAAAEKQLASAGVKVLTGEKVTEITGGEKVAGVRLASGTELKADVVLISAGVRPNVELAAQAGLKADPVAGIWVDRHMRTEDPHIFACGDCAAKVSFFTGKPCPVRLASVATMEARVVAANLYENRRENPGIIGVVSTVVGRVAFAAAGLTEEAARREGFAVVTGEAVTPNRHPKVMPGVTDTRVKLVFEKGSGVILGGQALGGESVGELINVVATCILNRMTCEQVALLQVGTHPLLTAAPTNYYLSVAAEAAAQKLHGERN encoded by the coding sequence ATGCACGAGGATTTTCCGGTTCCTGAGGCGGCGGATATTGTGGTTATCGGTGGCAGCGCGGCGGGTTTAACCGCGGCTACGGTCGCGCGGCGCTACCACCCGGAGAAGAGCATCGCGATCATCCGGCGGGACTCGCCCGTCCCCATCCCCTGCGGCATCCCCTACATTTTCGGCACCATCGGGTCGGTCGAGCGGGACCTGATCCCTGACGCCTTGCTCGATTTCGAGGGTATCGATCTGGTGGAGGAAGAGGTGGCGCGGCTCGACCGGGAAAACCGCCAGGTTGTGCTCGCCGACGGCACTACTATTGGTTACGACAAGCTTATCCTGGCCACCGGCTCGACCCCGCTTATCCCGCCCATCCCCGGTGCGGACAAACAAAACGTCTTCGTCATCCGGAAGAATGTGGATCAGATCAGCGAATTCCTGACGGCGCTCAGGGCGGCGCACGACGTGGTGATCGTCGGCGGGGGCTTCATCGGCGTCGAATTTGCCGACGAGATCAAAAAACACAGCGACAAAAACGTTACGGTAGTCGAAATGTTGCCTCACTGCCTGGCCCTCTCCTTCGATGCTTCCTTCTGCGCGGCGGCGGAGAAGCAGTTGGCTAGTGCTGGCGTCAAGGTGCTGACGGGAGAAAAAGTGACGGAGATAACCGGGGGCGAAAAAGTTGCTGGCGTTCGCCTGGCGAGCGGCACAGAACTTAAAGCCGACGTGGTGTTAATCTCGGCCGGCGTGCGGCCGAACGTAGAACTGGCCGCGCAGGCGGGGCTCAAGGCGGACCCGGTGGCCGGCATCTGGGTGGACCGGCACATGCGGACCGAAGATCCGCATATTTTCGCCTGCGGGGACTGCGCCGCGAAGGTCTCCTTTTTCACCGGCAAACCGTGTCCGGTGCGCCTCGCTTCGGTAGCGACGATGGAAGCCCGCGTGGTGGCGGCCAACCTTTACGAAAACCGGCGCGAGAACCCTGGGATTATCGGGGTCGTCTCGACGGTCGTGGGCCGGGTTGCCTTCGCGGCGGCGGGGCTCACGGAAGAGGCGGCGCGGCGCGAAGGCTTCGCGGTCGTGACGGGAGAGGCGGTCACCCCCAACCGCCACCCCAAGGTGATGCCGGGAGTGACCGATACACGGGTTAAACTTGTTTTTGAGAAGGGCTCCGGCGTGATCCTTGGCGGCCAGGCTTTAGGCGGGGAGAGTGTAGGGGAACTTATCAACGTGGTGGCGACCTGCATCCTCAACCGGATGACCTGCGAACAGGTGGCGCTCCTGCAGGTGGGCACGCACCCGCTCCTCACGGCCGCCCCGACCAACTACTACCTATCGGTGGCGGCGGAGGCCGCGGCTCAAAAGCTTCATGGCGAGCGTAATTAG
- the thrC gene encoding threonine synthase encodes MYYESTRGEAPRVTAAAAIVQGIAPDGGLYVPAEFPAVALPEIAAFPGLSYQERAARIITPFLENFTPAEIRACIGAAYNTRKFAHPAIAPLKSLGDGSYILELWHGPTYAFKDMALQLMPHLLVLSRRKTGNAAESVILVATSGDTGKAALEGFRDVPGTRIIVFFPAEGVSEMQKRQMVTQEGNNTYVVGVAGNFDDAQSGVKEIFTDPEMRARLKAAGFEFSSANSINWGRLLPQIVYYFSAYADLLAIGGVKSGEPVNFVVPTGNFGNILAGFYARLMGLPVKRLVLAANANNVLTDFVRTGIYDRRRPFYKTISPSMDILISSNLERLLYALTGRDAAAVRNWMGELKERGVYRVPEAVAAQVREIFWSDWADDATALATIKETFRRYGYLLDPHTAVAVAVYARYRATTEDGTPSIILSTASPFKFNRDVACAVIGEEAAARHDEFALLEILARETGWPVPEGLRTLAGKPVRHRRVVQREEMKKVVAEILGI; translated from the coding sequence ATGTACTACGAAAGCACGCGGGGCGAGGCACCACGGGTCACGGCAGCGGCGGCGATCGTGCAGGGGATAGCTCCCGACGGCGGCCTCTACGTCCCGGCGGAATTTCCGGCTGTTGCGCTACCTGAGATTGCGGCCTTCCCTGGTCTTTCCTACCAGGAGCGGGCGGCGCGCATCATCACGCCTTTCCTTGAGAACTTTACCCCTGCGGAGATAAGGGCGTGCATCGGGGCGGCCTACAATACCCGGAAATTTGCCCACCCGGCGATTGCGCCGCTCAAGTCCCTGGGGGATGGTTCCTACATCCTGGAACTCTGGCACGGGCCGACTTACGCCTTCAAGGATATGGCGCTCCAGCTGATGCCCCATTTGCTGGTCCTTTCCCGCCGGAAAACGGGAAATGCGGCCGAAAGCGTGATCCTGGTAGCCACCTCCGGCGATACCGGGAAGGCGGCGTTAGAGGGCTTCCGGGACGTTCCGGGGACGCGGATCATTGTTTTCTTCCCCGCGGAAGGCGTGAGCGAGATGCAGAAGCGCCAGATGGTGACGCAGGAGGGAAACAACACCTACGTCGTCGGGGTGGCGGGCAACTTCGACGACGCGCAGAGCGGCGTCAAGGAGATCTTTACGGACCCGGAGATGAGGGCGCGGCTTAAAGCGGCGGGCTTTGAGTTTTCTTCCGCCAACTCGATCAACTGGGGGCGGCTTTTGCCGCAGATTGTTTACTACTTTTCCGCCTACGCCGACCTCCTTGCCATTGGGGGCGTCAAGTCCGGTGAGCCGGTCAATTTCGTGGTGCCGACGGGCAACTTCGGGAACATCCTCGCCGGCTTTTACGCGCGGCTGATGGGGCTGCCGGTGAAACGCCTCGTCCTGGCTGCGAACGCGAACAACGTTCTCACGGATTTCGTCCGCACGGGCATTTACGACCGGCGGCGCCCCTTTTATAAGACCATTTCGCCTTCGATGGACATCCTCATCTCGAGCAACTTAGAGCGCCTCCTTTACGCGCTCACCGGCCGGGATGCCGCGGCGGTGCGAAACTGGATGGGTGAACTCAAAGAGCGCGGCGTCTACCGGGTTCCGGAGGCGGTGGCGGCACAGGTGCGGGAAATCTTCTGGTCCGACTGGGCGGATGACGCGACCGCGCTGGCAACGATCAAGGAAACCTTTCGGCGCTACGGTTACCTCCTTGACCCGCACACTGCGGTGGCGGTGGCGGTTTACGCGCGCTACCGGGCGACCACGGAAGACGGGACGCCGAGCATTATCCTCTCGACCGCGAGCCCCTTCAAGTTCAACCGCGATGTGGCGTGCGCCGTGATAGGGGAGGAAGCGGCCGCGCGCCATGACGAATTCGCGCTCCTCGAAATCCTTGCCCGGGAGACGGGCTGGCCGGTGCCCGAGGGGCTCCGGACCCTGGCGGGAAAGCCGGTCCGCCACCGGCGGGTGGTCCAGCGGGAGGAGATGAAAAAAGTCGTGGCGGAAATCCTGGGAATTTAA
- a CDS encoding Ni/Fe hydrogenase subunit alpha, with translation MARKISIHPNTRLEGHGKVEIILDDAGNVIDVYFQVIEFRGFEKFCEGRHVEELPRITPKICGVCPGAHHMASTKACDAVYGASPPPAARMLREIYYNAHMAHSHILHFFALGAPDLLLMDEGAARRNIFGLVEKLGKEVGAAVVDARGYAQRIQGIIGGHPIYPVTGLPGGLAKPLLPEERAEIVELARALVTFSQKSLEIFARAVLQNRQLAALIAGDLYRHETYYAGLVDEKKRVNFYEGRIRVVDPEGREVALFEGQDYLQEIAEHVEPWSYIKFPYLKKIGWQGFTDGPASGIYRVNALARLNVAEGMATPLAQEAYERFFAFFGRKPVHHTLAYHWARLVELMYASERILELAQDPEITDPHVRAVPDRPPAEGVGVVEAPRGTLYHHYVTDKKGIVQKVNLIVATVQNNAAINLAVKKAAQGLIKNGAVDEKVLNMVEMAVRAYDPCLACASHMLPGRVPLEVLIYQGGKLRQRILPGVKTA, from the coding sequence ATGGCGCGGAAAATTTCCATCCACCCGAATACGCGGCTTGAGGGGCACGGTAAGGTCGAGATCATCCTCGATGACGCCGGAAACGTTATTGATGTCTACTTTCAGGTAATCGAGTTCCGCGGCTTCGAAAAGTTCTGCGAAGGCCGGCACGTTGAGGAGTTGCCGCGGATTACGCCCAAAATCTGCGGCGTGTGCCCCGGCGCCCACCACATGGCCTCGACCAAGGCGTGCGACGCGGTTTACGGGGCAAGCCCGCCGCCCGCCGCCAGGATGCTGCGGGAGATTTACTACAACGCTCACATGGCTCACAGCCACATTCTCCACTTCTTCGCGCTTGGGGCCCCCGACCTGCTCCTGATGGACGAAGGTGCGGCCAGGCGCAACATCTTTGGCCTGGTGGAAAAACTGGGGAAAGAAGTCGGTGCGGCCGTTGTCGATGCGCGGGGTTACGCCCAGCGCATCCAGGGGATCATCGGTGGTCACCCGATTTATCCGGTTACCGGGCTCCCCGGCGGCCTCGCCAAGCCGCTGCTACCGGAGGAACGCGCGGAGATTGTGGAATTGGCGCGCGCCCTCGTTACTTTTAGCCAAAAGAGCCTGGAAATTTTCGCGCGGGCGGTTTTGCAAAACAGGCAACTCGCGGCGCTCATTGCGGGTGATCTCTACCGCCACGAGACCTACTACGCCGGTTTGGTTGACGAAAAGAAGCGGGTCAACTTCTATGAGGGCCGGATAAGGGTTGTCGACCCGGAGGGTAGGGAAGTGGCCCTTTTTGAGGGCCAGGATTACCTGCAGGAAATCGCGGAGCACGTCGAGCCCTGGAGCTACATCAAGTTCCCTTACTTGAAAAAGATCGGGTGGCAGGGCTTCACCGACGGACCGGCAAGCGGGATCTACCGGGTAAACGCCCTGGCGCGCCTCAACGTGGCGGAAGGAATGGCGACGCCGCTGGCGCAGGAAGCGTACGAGCGGTTTTTCGCCTTTTTCGGGCGTAAACCGGTCCACCACACGCTGGCCTACCACTGGGCGCGGCTTGTGGAGCTGATGTACGCGAGCGAACGGATTCTCGAGCTGGCGCAGGACCCGGAAATAACCGATCCGCACGTGCGTGCTGTTCCCGACCGGCCTCCAGCGGAGGGGGTTGGCGTGGTCGAAGCGCCACGCGGCACCCTTTACCACCATTACGTGACCGATAAAAAGGGCATCGTGCAGAAAGTCAACCTTATCGTCGCCACGGTCCAAAACAACGCCGCGATCAACCTCGCGGTGAAAAAGGCGGCGCAGGGGCTCATCAAAAACGGCGCGGTGGACGAGAAGGTGCTGAATATGGTGGAGATGGCGGTGCGGGCCTACGATCCTTGCCTGGCCTGCGCGAGCCACATGCTTCCCGGAAGAGTGCCGCTTGAGGTTTTGATTTACCAGGGCGGGAAGCTCCGGCAACGGATTCTTCCCGGAGTAAAAACCGCGTAG
- a CDS encoding oxidoreductase yields the protein MSKLKVILNWAASCGGCDVSLLDVGRPILDLPEKIEILYWPVALDFKRPDLAALPDGSVDVGIINGAIRTAEQEEEAKIFRAKCRTIVAYGSCACFGGIPGLGNQFTAEELLKRAYIEAPSNANEEGVLPQPVSERGNFALTLPAFSPAIRSLDQVIPVDYYVPGCPPSTSTIVSFLGALGAVAGKEREERYFAADKALCYDCPRAQAKEAKKVARLYRPHQQVADPERCLLEQGIFCMGIATRSGCGARCVRANMPCRGCYGPLPGADDPGAGALSALAGLAGEGEDYLPPPKVLDVLEAVKDAVGTFYTFTLPVATLNKKRG from the coding sequence ATGAGCAAGCTGAAAGTAATTTTGAATTGGGCCGCTTCCTGCGGCGGCTGCGATGTCTCGCTTCTCGATGTGGGTAGGCCCATCTTGGATTTGCCAGAAAAGATCGAAATCCTTTACTGGCCGGTGGCCCTTGACTTTAAGCGCCCGGATCTCGCGGCCCTGCCCGACGGGAGCGTTGATGTAGGGATCATCAACGGCGCCATCCGGACTGCCGAGCAGGAGGAAGAGGCGAAGATCTTCCGGGCTAAGTGCCGCACCATTGTTGCCTACGGTTCCTGCGCTTGTTTCGGCGGTATTCCGGGGCTCGGTAACCAGTTTACGGCGGAAGAACTCCTGAAACGCGCTTATATCGAAGCTCCGTCCAATGCGAACGAAGAAGGGGTTTTGCCGCAGCCCGTTTCCGAGCGGGGAAACTTTGCGCTCACGCTTCCCGCTTTTTCCCCCGCAATCCGTTCCCTCGACCAGGTAATTCCGGTGGACTACTACGTCCCCGGTTGCCCGCCATCTACCAGTACGATTGTCTCGTTTCTCGGAGCGCTCGGGGCGGTTGCCGGAAAGGAGCGGGAAGAGCGCTATTTTGCGGCCGATAAGGCGCTCTGCTACGACTGCCCGCGGGCGCAGGCGAAAGAAGCGAAGAAAGTGGCGCGGCTATACCGGCCGCACCAGCAGGTGGCCGACCCGGAGCGGTGTCTGCTCGAACAGGGCATTTTTTGTATGGGTATCGCGACCCGGAGCGGGTGTGGTGCCCGCTGCGTGCGCGCCAATATGCCGTGCCGGGGCTGCTACGGTCCGCTGCCCGGAGCGGATGATCCCGGTGCGGGAGCGCTTTCGGCGCTCGCCGGTCTGGCGGGGGAAGGGGAGGATTACCTGCCGCCGCCAAAGGTTCTCGATGTGCTGGAGGCGGTAAAGGACGCGGTCGGGACCTTTTATACCTTTACCCTGCCGGTTGCCACTCTGAACAAGAAAAGAGGATAG